In Catenulispora sp. MAP5-51, the following are encoded in one genomic region:
- a CDS encoding ferritin-like protein has product MNEHPMKIPTLADLKAGLQLAVGLELSTIPVYLTGLYSIREGRNTDAAQTIRSVVMEEMLHMTLAANVLNAIGEVPSPDPVDFLGRRHLSPIPVYPLDSPLITGIGTLELLPFSPPAVDNYVEIEHPLHGAATIQAIPSEEGSYRTIGEFYHAIDNALRDPKICPDTLFKPVNQVPVTEYYGGAGDVVQVSDRKTARQAVRKIVDQGEGLPEEDLHKPAKTVTDADRLSSGWKMYSHYARFREIQAGRKFRPDQTAGETPAGAMLLVDYSQVEPAEFQPRNGDGGPEAAALDEFDLAYSQLVDAVYAAFGGGSTQSEPPLSGLQVAVHAMYGLKNKAVALMRTPNPERPGHTLCPRFGYVALGGDRDKLIRHVEERSGSR; this is encoded by the coding sequence ATGAACGAGCACCCGATGAAGATCCCGACGCTCGCCGATCTGAAGGCCGGGCTCCAGCTGGCCGTCGGCCTGGAGCTCAGCACGATCCCGGTGTACCTGACCGGTCTCTACTCGATCCGGGAAGGCCGCAACACCGACGCGGCCCAGACGATCCGCAGCGTCGTCATGGAGGAGATGCTGCACATGACGCTGGCGGCGAACGTCCTGAACGCCATCGGCGAGGTGCCGAGCCCGGACCCGGTCGACTTCCTGGGACGCAGACACCTGAGCCCGATCCCGGTCTACCCGCTGGACAGCCCGCTGATCACCGGGATCGGCACCCTGGAGCTGCTGCCGTTCTCGCCGCCGGCCGTGGACAACTACGTCGAGATCGAGCACCCGCTCCACGGCGCCGCCACCATTCAGGCCATCCCCTCCGAGGAGGGCTCCTATCGGACGATCGGCGAGTTCTACCACGCGATCGACAACGCGTTGCGGGACCCGAAGATCTGCCCGGACACGCTGTTCAAGCCCGTGAATCAGGTCCCTGTCACCGAGTACTACGGCGGCGCGGGCGACGTGGTGCAGGTGTCCGACCGCAAGACGGCGCGCCAGGCCGTGAGGAAGATCGTGGACCAGGGCGAAGGCCTGCCCGAGGAGGACCTGCACAAGCCGGCCAAGACCGTCACCGACGCCGACCGCCTGAGCTCGGGCTGGAAGATGTACTCGCACTACGCGCGCTTCCGCGAGATCCAGGCCGGCCGCAAGTTCCGCCCCGACCAGACGGCCGGCGAAACCCCGGCCGGTGCGATGCTCCTGGTCGACTACAGCCAGGTCGAGCCCGCCGAATTCCAGCCCCGCAACGGCGACGGCGGCCCGGAGGCGGCGGCCCTGGACGAGTTCGACCTGGCGTACTCCCAGCTGGTCGACGCCGTCTACGCCGCGTTCGGCGGCGGCTCGACCCAGTCCGAACCGCCGCTGAGCGGCCTCCAGGTCGCCGTGCACGCCATGTACGGCCTGAAGAACAAGGCCGTAGCCCTGATGCGCACCCCGAACCCGGAGCGCCCCGGCCACACCCTGTGCCCGCGTTTCGGCTACGTGGCGCTCGGCGGCGACCGGGACAAGCTCATCCGGCACGTCGAGGAGCGCAGCGGATCCCGGTGA
- a CDS encoding GMC family oxidoreductase, producing MQKQTSGGKTAGGVEEHYDEHYDIVIVGGGIAGATVAKTVIEKAAGRRPARHPRILILEAGRATAMSADKYDTYVESYQRALAKVPNSPYPPTVSAPQPDVLDISRPVMGPDGTTKIPADNGYFVQMGPLPFGSDYARALGGTTLHWLGTCLRMLPNDFRMHSEYGRGVDWPITYDELKPYYERAEWDIIGVSADVEHQYYPGIGDDPAKFFKSKNTAKFPDGAYHFPMQEIPSSFLDEYLAKKSAGLVVTLKGDDGREYTFPIRISNTPVGRNSTPAPGYQPVGAVGNADQGQRCEGNSSCIPICPVQAKYNALKTLYELIVKYPDRDPGEGEKEKARVAIRSQCVVSNVRHTQHPKKQGTVTGITYLKYSDDGSPPVSATVTGDVYVLAANAIENATLLLASKAANNSGEVGRNLMDHPLLLTWGLLDDSAGAYRGPGSTSGIPAFRDGAYRSERTAFRVEIGNWGWNFPENAPYDTVHDLVGGAATGTAQLYGRPLRKRLGEILPNQFRIAWELEQDPESSNRITIDERYKDALGMYRPVIHYDLSEYVRASLPWAAEASRQLFARLGIGDKVRRPEYKPGDYTHWDAGDPSQVDYDGTTYWVRGAGHVVGTHRMGEDPEHSVVDGYQRSHDLPNMYVVGCGSMPTLGTSNPTLTMTALAIRTGDHIAAQLKEKKDA from the coding sequence ATGCAGAAGCAGACCAGCGGGGGAAAGACCGCCGGCGGCGTCGAGGAGCACTACGACGAGCACTACGACATCGTCATCGTCGGCGGCGGCATCGCCGGGGCCACGGTCGCCAAGACGGTCATCGAGAAGGCCGCCGGGCGCCGTCCCGCCCGCCATCCCCGCATCCTGATCCTGGAAGCCGGCCGCGCCACCGCGATGAGCGCCGACAAGTACGACACCTATGTGGAGTCCTACCAGCGGGCCCTGGCCAAGGTCCCCAATTCCCCGTACCCGCCGACCGTTTCCGCGCCGCAACCGGACGTGCTGGACATCAGCCGCCCGGTGATGGGCCCGGACGGCACCACCAAGATCCCCGCCGACAACGGCTACTTCGTGCAGATGGGCCCGCTCCCGTTCGGCAGCGACTACGCCCGCGCGCTCGGCGGCACCACGCTGCATTGGCTCGGCACCTGCCTGCGCATGCTGCCGAACGACTTCCGGATGCACTCGGAGTACGGCCGCGGGGTCGACTGGCCGATCACCTACGACGAGTTGAAGCCCTACTACGAGCGCGCCGAGTGGGACATCATCGGGGTGTCGGCGGACGTCGAGCACCAGTACTACCCAGGCATCGGCGACGACCCGGCGAAGTTCTTCAAGAGCAAGAACACCGCCAAGTTCCCCGACGGCGCCTACCACTTCCCCATGCAGGAGATCCCGAGCAGCTTCCTGGACGAGTACCTGGCGAAGAAGTCCGCCGGTCTGGTGGTGACGCTGAAGGGCGACGACGGCCGGGAGTACACGTTCCCGATCCGGATCAGCAACACCCCGGTCGGCCGGAACTCCACGCCGGCCCCGGGATACCAGCCGGTCGGCGCGGTCGGGAACGCCGACCAGGGGCAGCGCTGCGAGGGCAACTCCAGCTGCATCCCGATCTGCCCGGTGCAGGCCAAGTACAACGCCCTGAAGACCCTGTACGAGCTGATCGTGAAATACCCGGACCGGGACCCGGGGGAGGGCGAGAAGGAGAAGGCGCGCGTCGCGATCCGCAGCCAGTGCGTGGTCTCGAACGTCCGGCACACGCAGCACCCGAAAAAGCAGGGCACTGTCACCGGCATCACCTACCTGAAGTACTCCGACGACGGGAGCCCGCCGGTGTCGGCGACGGTGACCGGCGACGTGTACGTCCTGGCCGCCAACGCCATCGAGAACGCCACTTTGCTGCTGGCGTCCAAGGCCGCCAACAACAGCGGCGAGGTCGGGCGGAACCTGATGGACCACCCGCTGCTGCTCACCTGGGGCCTGCTCGACGACAGCGCGGGGGCCTACCGCGGCCCTGGGTCGACGTCGGGCATCCCGGCCTTCCGGGACGGCGCGTACCGCTCGGAGCGCACCGCGTTCCGCGTCGAGATCGGCAACTGGGGCTGGAACTTCCCGGAGAACGCGCCCTACGACACGGTCCACGACCTCGTCGGCGGGGCCGCCACCGGCACGGCGCAGCTCTACGGCCGTCCGCTTCGCAAGCGGCTCGGCGAGATCCTGCCCAACCAGTTCCGCATCGCCTGGGAGCTGGAACAGGACCCTGAGTCGAGCAACCGGATCACCATCGACGAGCGCTACAAGGACGCGCTGGGTATGTACCGCCCGGTCATCCACTACGACCTGTCGGAGTACGTCCGCGCCTCGCTGCCCTGGGCGGCCGAGGCCAGCCGGCAGCTGTTCGCGCGGCTCGGCATCGGGGACAAGGTCCGGCGGCCGGAGTACAAGCCCGGCGACTACACGCACTGGGACGCCGGCGACCCGTCGCAAGTGGACTACGACGGCACGACCTACTGGGTGCGCGGCGCCGGCCACGTCGTCGGCACGCACCGGATGGGCGAGGACCCGGAGCACTCGGTGGTGGACGGCTACCAGCGGAGCCACGACCTGCCGAACATGTACGTCGTCGGATGCGGCAGCATGCCGACGCTCGGAACGTCCAACCCGACTCTGACCATGACCGCGCTGGCCATCCGCACCGGCGACCACATCGCGGCGCAGCTGAAGGAGAAGAAGGACGCATGA
- a CDS encoding alpha/beta hydrolase, translating to MKHRLAATMAVFVTASLTAAGAIAGPVAAHADPAGPPVLSDGYGLTQVADPSLSNPGIAAPTATDFTITVTSPQVANDPGTVGHHVRIVLPADYYSDPGKRYPVLYLLDGSPGDPCDYFGSAGFPQFNALRNTSGMIVVMPDGGARGWYSDWRDQSTAAGAQNWDTFETQQVIPFVDANLRTVADKQHRAIAGISMGGFGALHLAQLHPALFSQVATLSGDADLSRNEMVLREIVVASLIDAQGALPVVSSGILPGTVAWSACHPVNDPYQPAVSSDALFGSPYPISVTPPFDDSLWTAADPTENASAFAGMGVSIYVGNGNGPTGDYREWWLESASQHFDAALTAAGQHPYFQDYGNGAGWGHCDGGHDVTCWDQDLADLIPRLQQDFGTTNAG from the coding sequence GTGAAACATCGGCTAGCCGCCACCATGGCGGTGTTCGTCACCGCTTCCCTCACGGCCGCCGGCGCCATCGCCGGTCCCGTCGCCGCCCACGCCGACCCCGCCGGCCCGCCTGTCCTGTCGGACGGGTACGGGCTGACGCAGGTCGCCGATCCGTCGCTGTCGAACCCGGGCATCGCCGCCCCGACCGCGACCGACTTCACCATCACGGTGACCTCGCCGCAGGTCGCCAACGACCCCGGCACGGTCGGACACCACGTCCGCATCGTCCTGCCCGCCGACTACTACAGCGATCCCGGCAAGCGCTACCCCGTCCTGTACCTTCTCGACGGCTCGCCGGGCGACCCCTGCGACTACTTCGGCAGCGCCGGCTTCCCGCAGTTCAACGCGCTGAGGAACACCTCGGGGATGATCGTCGTCATGCCCGACGGCGGCGCGCGGGGCTGGTATTCCGACTGGCGCGACCAGTCCACCGCGGCCGGCGCGCAGAACTGGGACACCTTCGAGACCCAGCAGGTGATCCCGTTCGTCGACGCCAACCTGCGCACCGTCGCGGACAAGCAGCACCGCGCCATCGCCGGCATCTCCATGGGCGGCTTCGGCGCGCTGCACCTCGCGCAGCTCCACCCCGCCCTGTTCAGCCAGGTGGCGACGCTGTCGGGGGACGCCGACCTGTCACGGAACGAGATGGTCCTGCGCGAGATCGTCGTGGCCTCGCTCATCGACGCCCAGGGGGCGCTGCCGGTCGTCAGCAGCGGCATCCTCCCCGGCACCGTCGCCTGGAGCGCCTGCCATCCGGTGAACGACCCCTACCAGCCGGCCGTCAGCAGCGACGCGCTGTTCGGGTCCCCGTATCCGATATCGGTGACGCCGCCCTTCGACGACTCCCTGTGGACCGCCGCCGATCCCACGGAGAACGCCTCGGCGTTCGCGGGGATGGGCGTCTCCATCTACGTCGGCAACGGCAACGGGCCGACGGGGGACTACCGCGAGTGGTGGCTGGAGAGCGCGTCCCAGCACTTCGACGCCGCGCTGACGGCGGCGGGTCAGCACCCGTACTTCCAGGACTACGGCAACGGCGCCGGGTGGGGACACTGCGACGGCGGTCATGACGTCACGTGCTGGGACCAGGACCTGGCCGACCTGATTCCGCGGCTCCAGCAGGACTTCGGTACCACGAACGCCGGCTGA
- a CDS encoding LamG-like jellyroll fold domain-containing protein, with amino-acid sequence MSIHLHRPPHKPRRRPPGLTAVLMALAVIVGLCVPAAAASTTATAATGTGTGTPTSTTEYPGLEAQYGPATGTAGGSDWTLGPVKNTIVDPDIDFSDLLPRLQQFAGSGTAAGIQWSGVIHVPTAGSYTFKWYGDNGFRMSIDGSSVIDHWVDDWNVPVTATVDLTAGEHSFQAQYFQDTGGANAQLSWAPPGQAMAVVPASAFTLPPGYVPTLTNASLSTDGTQVRMMFSKPLAAWPATATSHLSVAGFPIASAALDPTDPATLVVVLGGPLYKTWANLTIGYDGTGGADYADGSAVPLFYSGLANTSTANMTTPWASQVNPNNPLPDYPRPQMTRQQWQSLNGKWSFQGLPESTGATDVQTPPATSAHLTGSIVVPYPMESELSGVQQHYDYSFYRRTFNVPASWRVGGQRTVLDFGAVNYQTTVWVNNVQVATHTGGYLPFSVDITAALKGSGPQQITVGVSNTDAPNQPQGKQQLDPSGIFYTASSGIWQTVWMEPTPAKRLDQVVFTPNLPSAPSTANASVTVDAVSSTSAGGRVTVAITDGRRIVAVGTGTTNTPFTIPLADPHLWSPSDPYLYHATVVLTDGSIPDVVGSYFGERTVSVGAVNGVSKILLNGTPTFVDATLDQGFWPDGIYTAPTDAALKWDITETKAMGFNAIRKHIKVEPARWYYDADTAGMLVLQDMPSMNAGYTPTASDDTAFRSQLHQMVEDLRGETSIISFEPYNEGWGLDRNTVSNAVSEVKAAAAQVHADDPSRLVDAESGFNCCGSVNTDTGAGNVIDWHTYTGPADPQPDTADNRAAIDGEHGGWGLAIPVHDWDQGFINYAGAADTAQLTQKFVQTADAVRVEAQCQLSGSVYTQLTDVEGEVNGLWTYDRREPKMDMSQVAAANAKIIAAGSSAGDCGQNVVSKAGAWPLTDGTGTVAKDTSGNGDDATLSNGATWATSGPNGGGLQLNGTNQYAQTQGPLLNSAGSYTVAAWVNLSKKGAFATAVSEDGTVNSVFFLQYDSADDRFAFSNANARAVGNTGANGGSPATGTWYHIVGVRDAAANTMSIYVNGTLAGTTTVSPADMATGPIAIGRAKFGAQQVDFWPGSLDGVQIFPTALTADQVSALG; translated from the coding sequence ATGTCCATCCACCTCCATCGGCCACCCCATAAGCCGCGCCGTCGGCCACCGGGTCTGACGGCCGTGCTCATGGCCCTCGCCGTCATCGTGGGCCTGTGTGTGCCGGCGGCCGCCGCGTCGACCACGGCCACGGCCGCGACCGGCACCGGCACCGGCACCCCGACATCGACGACCGAATACCCGGGCCTGGAAGCCCAGTACGGGCCCGCCACCGGCACGGCCGGCGGCAGCGACTGGACCCTGGGGCCGGTGAAGAACACCATCGTCGATCCCGACATCGACTTCTCGGATCTGCTCCCCCGCCTCCAGCAGTTCGCCGGCAGCGGGACCGCCGCCGGGATCCAGTGGAGCGGCGTCATCCACGTGCCGACGGCCGGCAGCTACACCTTCAAGTGGTACGGGGACAACGGCTTCCGGATGTCGATCGACGGGAGCTCGGTCATCGACCACTGGGTCGACGACTGGAACGTCCCGGTCACCGCGACCGTGGACCTCACCGCCGGCGAGCATTCCTTCCAGGCGCAGTACTTCCAGGACACCGGCGGTGCGAACGCGCAGCTGTCCTGGGCGCCGCCCGGCCAGGCGATGGCGGTCGTCCCCGCCTCCGCCTTCACGCTGCCGCCCGGCTATGTCCCGACCCTGACCAACGCCTCGCTGTCCACCGACGGCACACAGGTTCGGATGATGTTCAGCAAGCCGCTGGCCGCGTGGCCGGCGACGGCGACCAGCCACCTGAGCGTCGCGGGGTTCCCCATCGCCTCGGCGGCGCTGGATCCGACCGATCCGGCGACGCTCGTGGTCGTCCTCGGCGGCCCGCTCTACAAGACCTGGGCCAACCTCACCATCGGCTATGACGGCACCGGCGGCGCCGACTACGCCGACGGCTCGGCTGTGCCGCTGTTCTACAGCGGTCTGGCCAACACCTCGACGGCGAACATGACCACGCCGTGGGCCTCGCAGGTCAACCCGAACAACCCGCTGCCGGACTACCCCCGCCCGCAGATGACGCGGCAGCAGTGGCAGTCGCTCAACGGCAAGTGGAGCTTCCAGGGGCTGCCGGAGAGCACCGGCGCGACCGACGTCCAGACGCCGCCGGCGACCAGCGCGCACCTCACCGGCTCGATCGTCGTGCCCTACCCGATGGAGTCGGAGCTGTCCGGCGTCCAGCAGCACTACGACTACTCCTTCTACCGCCGCACGTTCAACGTCCCAGCCTCGTGGCGGGTCGGCGGTCAGCGGACCGTGCTCGACTTCGGCGCGGTGAACTACCAGACGACGGTCTGGGTGAACAACGTCCAGGTCGCCACCCACACCGGCGGCTATCTGCCTTTCAGCGTCGACATCACCGCCGCCCTGAAGGGTTCGGGCCCGCAGCAGATCACCGTGGGCGTCAGCAACACCGACGCGCCCAACCAGCCGCAGGGCAAGCAGCAGCTCGACCCGTCAGGGATCTTCTATACGGCCTCCAGCGGCATCTGGCAGACCGTGTGGATGGAGCCGACGCCGGCCAAGCGCCTGGACCAGGTCGTGTTCACACCGAACCTGCCGAGCGCGCCGAGCACCGCGAACGCCTCGGTCACCGTGGACGCGGTCAGCAGCACCTCGGCCGGCGGCCGCGTCACTGTCGCCATCACCGACGGCCGACGGATCGTGGCCGTGGGCACCGGGACGACGAACACGCCGTTCACCATCCCATTGGCCGACCCGCATCTGTGGTCGCCATCGGATCCGTACCTCTATCACGCGACGGTCGTGCTGACCGACGGCTCCATCCCGGACGTGGTCGGTTCCTACTTCGGCGAGCGCACGGTGAGCGTCGGAGCCGTGAACGGGGTCAGCAAGATCCTGCTGAACGGCACCCCGACCTTCGTCGACGCGACCCTCGACCAGGGGTTCTGGCCGGACGGCATCTACACCGCACCGACCGACGCCGCCCTGAAGTGGGACATCACCGAGACCAAGGCCATGGGCTTCAACGCGATCCGCAAGCACATCAAGGTCGAACCGGCGCGGTGGTACTACGACGCCGACACCGCCGGGATGCTCGTCCTGCAGGACATGCCGTCGATGAACGCCGGGTACACCCCGACCGCCTCGGACGACACCGCGTTCCGGTCGCAGCTGCACCAGATGGTCGAGGACCTGCGCGGGGAGACGTCGATCATCTCCTTCGAGCCCTACAACGAGGGCTGGGGCCTGGACCGGAACACCGTGTCCAACGCGGTGAGCGAGGTCAAGGCGGCCGCCGCGCAGGTCCACGCCGACGACCCGAGCCGGCTCGTCGACGCCGAGTCCGGCTTCAACTGCTGCGGCAGCGTGAACACCGACACCGGCGCCGGCAACGTCATCGACTGGCACACCTACACCGGCCCGGCCGACCCGCAGCCCGACACCGCGGACAACCGCGCCGCCATCGACGGCGAGCACGGCGGCTGGGGCCTGGCCATCCCGGTCCACGACTGGGACCAGGGCTTCATCAACTACGCCGGCGCCGCCGACACCGCGCAGCTGACTCAGAAGTTCGTGCAGACGGCCGACGCGGTCCGCGTGGAGGCCCAGTGCCAACTCTCCGGCAGCGTCTACACCCAGCTGACCGACGTCGAGGGCGAGGTCAACGGTCTGTGGACCTACGACCGCCGGGAACCGAAGATGGACATGTCCCAGGTCGCGGCGGCCAACGCCAAGATCATCGCGGCCGGGAGCAGCGCCGGCGACTGCGGCCAGAACGTCGTCAGCAAGGCGGGCGCCTGGCCTCTGACCGACGGAACCGGCACGGTCGCCAAGGACACGTCCGGCAACGGCGATGACGCGACGCTGTCGAACGGCGCCACCTGGGCCACCTCCGGCCCGAACGGCGGCGGGCTCCAGCTGAACGGGACCAACCAGTACGCGCAGACGCAGGGACCGCTGCTCAACAGCGCCGGCAGCTACACCGTCGCGGCCTGGGTCAACCTGAGCAAGAAGGGCGCGTTCGCCACCGCGGTGAGCGAGGACGGCACGGTGAACAGCGTGTTCTTCCTGCAATACGACTCCGCGGACGACCGCTTCGCCTTCAGCAACGCCAACGCCCGAGCGGTCGGCAACACCGGCGCGAACGGCGGATCTCCGGCGACAGGTACCTGGTACCACATCGTCGGAGTCCGGGACGCGGCGGCGAACACCATGTCCATCTACGTCAACGGCACGCTCGCCGGCACGACGACCGTCTCGCCGGCCGACATGGCGACCGGCCCGATCGCTATAGGGCGCGCCAAATTCGGCGCGCAGCAGGTGGACTTCTGGCCGGGAAGCCTGGACGGCGTCCAGATCTTCCCGACGGCTCTGACAGCTGACCAGGTGTCCGCGCTCGGCTGA
- a CDS encoding AAA family ATPase, with product MSAAGPVPVPDGRAEVFVGRVRECDLLAACAGKARDGEAWLAVVEGEAGIGKSALVRRVVSSLEDFTVLWATGDASETDLPGGVISQLIRRVEHDLAAPFPLLALQGAGGASANAIAGQLLLLLGVLQESKGPVAIVVDDLHWADQLSVQVLGFVLRRLWADRVLTVLVSRSDEEDTVGTLDRLVRSLERAVGVEIGGLGEDDVALVARRLLDVRLAPGLVERLHSYTKGHPLYLRTVLAEVPVQTLRDETAQRWPAPRTLRVSIRTLLDQLPPDSVALLEAMAVLAARVPLATVAQVAGTPDPAKALGPALRAGLVRWWPTESQSPVTLVHALQRDAVYDAIAPERRRALHLAAADVVATGAAWAHRVAAAVSVDAGLAAELEQSGAAEAAAGRNALAATRLQWAAELSEARADRERRLLTACAQSLLTMQPVAAMTMRPQVEDCAPSALRNCVLGVMEMLSGRFPAAEARLTEAWREALADTDPEPGWVAVLAGTFLATIMIRDGRGAETAEVAARTLAIGDLDPATTDLTRTLLATGVMWDQGPRTALRRLDYLPAEATEVPNDQLDSLATRGVCNLFLARIPAARADLAAVALRDRQGAGSKLSHLSLALLAVAEYVAGDWNAAESAADRAQTIAAAQDHVFGDAAAGFAVVCVLAGRGHWDEAVAQIDTLDRMNQAFGSPAAETVFWALAGAVLAQAQTGPAAMLRSLEPLLEARTDGAQEQMRFRHRPFWLWQQSLLAEALIGVGELKAAEQAIDALASEHDGTGYMRLVIARLTGHLAEAQDRPGDALAIYEQAVVPASGADDDAPFFRAMLEHRYARLLVATGSGSRREAARWFRSAHDRFSALRATPFLERCDADLAAIGLTALGRTSSRVLALTERELSVAHLIVDGRTNQEAAAELYVSQKTVEYHLSNIYAKLGISSRRQLGEALRTE from the coding sequence ATGAGTGCGGCGGGCCCGGTACCAGTCCCGGACGGCCGGGCCGAGGTCTTCGTCGGCCGGGTCCGCGAGTGCGACCTGCTCGCGGCGTGCGCGGGGAAGGCGCGGGACGGCGAGGCGTGGCTGGCCGTGGTCGAGGGCGAGGCCGGCATCGGCAAGAGTGCCCTGGTGCGCCGGGTGGTGTCCTCGCTGGAGGACTTCACCGTCCTGTGGGCCACCGGCGACGCGTCGGAGACGGACCTGCCCGGCGGCGTCATCAGCCAGCTGATACGGCGGGTGGAGCACGACCTGGCGGCTCCGTTCCCGCTGCTGGCGCTTCAGGGGGCCGGCGGGGCGTCGGCGAATGCCATCGCCGGGCAGTTGTTGCTTCTGCTGGGTGTGCTGCAGGAGTCCAAGGGGCCGGTCGCGATCGTCGTCGACGACCTCCACTGGGCCGATCAGTTGTCGGTGCAGGTGCTGGGGTTCGTCCTGCGCCGGCTGTGGGCCGACCGGGTGTTGACCGTCCTGGTGTCGCGGTCCGACGAGGAGGACACCGTCGGGACCCTGGACCGGCTGGTCCGGTCCCTGGAGCGGGCCGTGGGCGTCGAGATCGGCGGGCTCGGCGAGGACGACGTGGCGCTGGTGGCCCGGCGGCTGCTCGACGTGCGTCTGGCGCCGGGCCTGGTCGAGCGGCTGCACAGCTACACGAAGGGTCATCCCCTCTACCTCCGCACGGTCCTGGCCGAGGTGCCGGTCCAGACCCTGCGTGACGAGACCGCGCAGCGCTGGCCGGCCCCGCGCACGCTCCGGGTGAGTATCAGAACCCTGCTGGACCAGCTTCCCCCGGACTCCGTGGCCCTCCTGGAGGCGATGGCGGTGCTGGCCGCCCGCGTGCCGCTCGCGACCGTCGCGCAGGTCGCCGGGACACCCGATCCGGCCAAGGCGCTCGGCCCGGCGCTGCGAGCCGGACTCGTCCGCTGGTGGCCGACCGAATCGCAAAGCCCTGTCACGCTGGTCCACGCCCTGCAACGGGACGCCGTCTACGACGCCATCGCCCCCGAACGCCGCCGTGCCCTCCACCTCGCCGCCGCCGACGTCGTCGCCACCGGCGCGGCCTGGGCGCACCGGGTCGCGGCGGCGGTCTCCGTCGATGCCGGGCTCGCCGCCGAACTGGAACAATCCGGAGCGGCCGAGGCCGCCGCCGGCCGCAACGCCCTGGCGGCCACCCGCCTGCAATGGGCCGCCGAGCTCTCCGAAGCACGCGCGGACCGGGAGCGCCGGCTGCTGACCGCCTGCGCCCAATCGCTGCTGACCATGCAGCCGGTGGCGGCGATGACGATGCGGCCGCAGGTCGAGGACTGCGCGCCGAGCGCGTTGCGCAACTGCGTCCTCGGCGTGATGGAGATGCTCTCCGGCCGGTTCCCCGCCGCCGAGGCCCGCCTCACCGAAGCCTGGCGCGAGGCCCTCGCGGACACGGATCCGGAGCCGGGCTGGGTCGCGGTCCTGGCCGGGACGTTCCTGGCCACCATCATGATCCGGGACGGCCGCGGGGCCGAGACCGCCGAGGTGGCCGCCCGGACCCTGGCCATCGGCGACCTCGACCCCGCGACGACCGACCTGACCCGGACGCTGCTGGCGACCGGCGTGATGTGGGACCAGGGCCCGCGCACCGCGCTGCGGCGGCTGGACTACCTGCCCGCCGAGGCCACCGAGGTGCCGAACGACCAGCTCGACTCGCTGGCCACCCGGGGCGTCTGCAACCTGTTCCTGGCAAGGATTCCCGCGGCGCGCGCCGATCTGGCGGCGGTGGCGCTGCGCGACCGGCAGGGCGCCGGGTCGAAACTCAGCCACCTGTCGCTGGCCCTGCTGGCGGTGGCGGAATACGTGGCGGGCGACTGGAACGCCGCGGAGTCGGCGGCCGACCGGGCGCAGACGATCGCCGCCGCCCAGGATCACGTGTTCGGCGACGCCGCCGCCGGGTTCGCGGTCGTGTGCGTCCTGGCCGGCCGCGGGCACTGGGACGAGGCCGTGGCCCAGATCGACACCCTGGACCGGATGAACCAGGCCTTCGGCTCGCCGGCCGCCGAGACCGTGTTCTGGGCGTTGGCCGGGGCGGTGCTGGCGCAGGCCCAGACGGGCCCGGCAGCCATGCTCAGGTCGTTGGAGCCGTTGCTGGAGGCCAGAACCGACGGCGCGCAGGAGCAGATGCGCTTCCGCCACAGGCCTTTCTGGCTGTGGCAGCAGTCGCTGCTGGCCGAGGCGTTGATCGGCGTGGGGGAGTTGAAGGCGGCGGAGCAGGCCATCGACGCTCTCGCCTCCGAACACGACGGCACGGGTTACATGCGGCTCGTCATAGCCCGGCTCACCGGCCACCTGGCCGAAGCACAGGACCGGCCGGGCGACGCGCTGGCGATCTACGAGCAGGCCGTCGTCCCGGCGTCCGGTGCCGACGACGACGCGCCCTTCTTCCGCGCGATGCTGGAACACCGCTACGCGAGACTGCTCGTCGCGACCGGCTCCGGCTCCCGCCGCGAGGCCGCACGCTGGTTCAGATCGGCCCACGACCGCTTCAGCGCCCTTCGCGCCACGCCGTTCCTCGAACGCTGCGACGCCGACCTGGCGGCCATCGGCCTGACCGCCCTGGGCCGGACCAGCAGCCGTGTGCTCGCGCTGACCGAGCGGGAGCTGTCGGTGGCCCACCTGATCGTGGACGGCCGCACGAACCAGGAGGCCGCGGCCGAGCTCTACGTCAGCCAGAAGACGGTGGAGTACCACCTGTCCAACATCTACGCCAAGCTGGGCATATCGTCGCGCCGACAGCTCGGCGAGGCGCTGCGGACCGAGTAG